A single genomic interval of Mycolicibacterium alvei harbors:
- a CDS encoding type I restriction endonuclease subunit R: protein MAQHNEIEFEKELAEYLGAHGWEYSSNDTGYDKERALFPEDVLGWLADTQPDQLEKVVKPGSKDVAKQQAQVLDRIVKVLDLPLENGGGTLNLLRKGFSHLAAKFQMCIFKPESTLNAKRNADYAAVRVRVMRQVHFSTAGNQSVDLVFFVNGLPAATAELKTDFTQTVADAITQYRTSRLPKDPVSGKLQPLFMAGARALVHFAVSNDEVWMTTRLAGEKTHFLPFNRGSETGGAGNPLNPNGSRTSYLWERVLQRDAWLNILGRLMYIKHESSTDPISGKTSKSAALRFPRFHQWEAVTELTAAVTTEGVGKRYLIQHSAGSGKTDSIAWTAHRMARLQVDDQKVFDSVIVVTDRNVLDAQLQDAIKQIDNDQGIVVAIDRDEAAKAGASKSGLLAKALTDGKLIIVVTIQTFPFAMQAIRENKGLKGKKFAVVADEAHSSQSGQVAGKLKAVLTAEELKEVEEGKEIDVEAVLAAEATERAASENISYFAFTATPKAKTLELFGREPAPGENPVPFHVYTMKQAIEEGYILDVLTGYHSFKLAFQIGQNAGGGDEVDQNEATKAVMRWVKLNPQTISQKAAITVEHFRENVAGLLDGHAKAMVVTDSRKAAVRYKLAIDDYIAKKGYGYGTLVAFSGAVQDPESGPNDFTEATMNPGVHDLRTAFRGDDYKIMIVANKFQTGFDQPLLCAMYVDRILSGVTAVQTLSRLNRTYRTPSGIVKTAAMTQVVDFVNEPAAIKEAFEPYFTDAFLETATDPNLVHDLAAKLDSAAIYTQAEIDQCAEAFVKSKGNSALAGAVGPGQKRFADRYTAALIHNGGEGDKAALAELDMFRKDVGSFVRLYDFMSQIIDYGDPELEKKQIYLRLLDRFIQSENYTAPIDLSDVVLKHVKQVDRGRIDIGLGVRVGLSGVTAAGSGEKRDPKMVAFQQVLDRLNDLFGSEDFTQSQKVSFLEALLRTLLDDHALVQQAKVNSAKQFVESPDFDDAVTGAVADNQGAHEKMSDYFFTNAPGRSHLMSDIAKWFYQVVSAEDEQAHTAATGAGQIVGDTK, encoded by the coding sequence ATGGCGCAGCACAACGAGATCGAGTTTGAGAAAGAGCTCGCTGAGTATCTTGGCGCCCACGGTTGGGAGTACTCGTCGAACGACACTGGGTACGACAAGGAACGCGCTTTGTTCCCCGAGGATGTCCTCGGCTGGTTGGCGGACACCCAGCCCGACCAGCTGGAGAAAGTCGTCAAGCCCGGCTCGAAGGATGTTGCCAAGCAGCAGGCGCAGGTGCTCGACCGGATTGTGAAAGTGCTCGACCTGCCGTTGGAGAACGGTGGCGGCACCCTCAACCTTTTGCGTAAAGGGTTCTCGCATCTGGCTGCGAAGTTCCAGATGTGCATTTTCAAACCCGAGTCCACGCTGAATGCCAAGCGCAACGCCGACTACGCAGCGGTGCGGGTGCGGGTGATGCGCCAGGTGCACTTCTCGACCGCCGGCAATCAATCGGTAGATCTGGTGTTCTTCGTCAACGGATTGCCTGCGGCCACTGCAGAGCTGAAGACGGATTTCACACAGACGGTCGCCGATGCCATCACCCAGTACCGGACATCGCGACTGCCAAAGGACCCGGTGTCCGGGAAACTGCAGCCGTTGTTCATGGCTGGCGCGCGGGCCTTGGTGCACTTCGCGGTATCGAACGACGAGGTGTGGATGACCACTCGGTTGGCCGGTGAGAAAACGCACTTCTTGCCGTTCAACCGCGGATCCGAAACGGGCGGCGCCGGGAATCCCCTGAATCCCAACGGGTCACGCACGTCCTACCTCTGGGAGCGGGTGCTGCAGCGCGACGCGTGGCTGAACATCTTGGGCCGGCTTATGTACATCAAGCACGAATCCTCGACCGACCCGATCAGCGGGAAGACCAGCAAGTCGGCAGCGCTGCGGTTTCCCCGCTTCCATCAGTGGGAAGCCGTCACCGAACTCACTGCGGCGGTCACCACCGAGGGCGTTGGCAAGCGCTACTTGATCCAGCATTCTGCGGGATCCGGAAAGACCGACTCGATCGCATGGACAGCGCACCGGATGGCCCGGTTGCAGGTCGACGATCAGAAGGTCTTCGACTCCGTCATCGTGGTCACTGATCGCAACGTCCTCGACGCTCAACTGCAGGACGCAATCAAGCAGATCGACAACGACCAGGGCATCGTCGTGGCAATCGACCGTGACGAGGCAGCGAAGGCTGGCGCCTCGAAGTCAGGGCTTCTGGCAAAGGCGCTCACCGACGGGAAACTGATCATCGTCGTCACCATCCAGACGTTCCCGTTCGCGATGCAGGCGATTCGAGAAAACAAGGGGCTCAAGGGGAAGAAGTTCGCCGTCGTCGCGGACGAAGCGCACTCGTCACAGTCTGGTCAGGTCGCCGGCAAATTGAAGGCGGTGTTGACCGCCGAGGAGCTCAAGGAGGTCGAGGAAGGCAAAGAGATCGACGTCGAGGCCGTCTTGGCCGCCGAAGCCACTGAACGAGCGGCATCGGAGAACATCTCCTACTTTGCCTTCACCGCCACCCCAAAAGCCAAGACCCTCGAACTGTTTGGCCGCGAGCCGGCGCCGGGCGAGAACCCGGTGCCGTTCCACGTCTACACGATGAAACAGGCCATCGAAGAGGGTTACATCCTCGACGTACTGACCGGCTATCACTCGTTCAAGCTCGCCTTCCAGATTGGGCAGAACGCGGGTGGCGGTGACGAGGTGGACCAGAACGAAGCCACCAAAGCAGTGATGCGTTGGGTCAAGCTCAACCCGCAGACAATCTCGCAGAAGGCCGCGATAACCGTCGAGCACTTCCGCGAGAACGTTGCCGGACTACTTGACGGGCACGCCAAGGCCATGGTCGTCACCGACTCCCGTAAGGCCGCCGTCCGTTACAAGCTCGCGATCGACGACTACATCGCCAAGAAAGGCTACGGCTACGGCACCCTAGTCGCGTTCTCCGGTGCGGTGCAGGATCCCGAATCTGGCCCGAATGACTTCACCGAAGCGACCATGAACCCAGGCGTGCACGATCTGCGCACCGCGTTCCGCGGCGACGACTACAAAATCATGATTGTCGCAAATAAGTTCCAGACCGGGTTCGATCAGCCGTTGCTCTGCGCGATGTACGTCGACCGGATCTTGTCCGGGGTGACGGCCGTGCAGACTCTGTCTCGACTGAACCGCACCTACCGCACCCCGTCGGGCATCGTGAAGACCGCGGCCATGACCCAGGTCGTGGACTTCGTCAACGAGCCCGCTGCGATCAAGGAAGCGTTCGAGCCGTACTTCACCGATGCGTTCCTGGAGACTGCGACCGATCCGAACTTGGTGCACGACCTCGCCGCAAAGCTCGATAGCGCCGCAATCTACACCCAGGCCGAGATCGACCAGTGCGCTGAAGCTTTCGTGAAGAGCAAGGGCAACAGCGCCCTTGCCGGCGCGGTCGGCCCGGGCCAGAAGCGCTTCGCTGACCGGTATACCGCGGCCTTGATCCACAACGGCGGCGAGGGAGACAAGGCCGCGCTCGCCGAGCTGGACATGTTCCGCAAGGACGTCGGGTCTTTCGTCCGCCTCTACGACTTCATGTCGCAGATCATCGACTACGGCGATCCCGAGTTGGAGAAGAAGCAGATCTACCTGCGACTTCTCGACAGATTCATCCAGTCGGAAAACTACACAGCGCCCATCGATCTGTCTGATGTAGTGCTCAAGCACGTCAAGCAGGTTGACCGCGGTCGCATCGACATCGGCCTCGGTGTACGTGTCGGCTTGTCCGGCGTCACTGCGGCCGGATCGGGTGAGAAGCGGGACCCGAAAATGGTTGCTTTCCAACAGGTTCTCGATCGCCTCAACGACCTCTTCGGGTCCGAGGATTTCACTCAGTCGCAGAAGGTGTCGTTCCTCGAAGCGCTCCTACGAACGCTGCTCGACGACCATGCGCTGGTGCAGCAGGCCAAGGTCAACTCCGCCAAGCAGTTCGTAGAGTCGCCCGACTTCGATGATGCGGTTACGGGTGCGGTCGCCGACAACCAAGGTGCGCACGAAAAGATGAGTGACTACTTCTTCACCAATGCGCCGGGCAGGTCGCATCTCATGTCCGATATTGCCAAGTGGTTCTACCAGGTTGTCTCTGCAGAAGATGAGCAGGCCCATACGGCGGCCACCGGGGCTGGGCAGATTGTCGGGGATACGAAGTAG